The segment ACATAAATAAGTTTCTCTTTTAAAtctattagttatttttatgcTACATTGTACCGAAtcatcactttatttttttctaattcagTATTGCAACTTAGCATACaccaaattattttaaaaatcaaaaacatacTTACACAACTaagatgaagaaccaaactaataaaatgaatacaattattttgatttggataaattagattaaaaatagttttacttTAATATGAAGTAATATGTAACACAATATATTCACAAAATAAGTAACTCGAGCAATCCAAActcttttatctaaaataaataaatttaacataaattaatctattattattatttatagtaatattttttatacatagAAGTTATAGAATGACTGAGCATAAATAAATCAATATGATATATGTGCTTTTATTTTTggccaaatatatatatatatatacaaataagtATTTAAAGGATGACAAAACAAGAAAAtgattatttaacaaaataaatatttttttattttttattgagcATATAAATGATATTAGCCACCCTAACTTGTGAAAAaatccgttgcgaaaaatcattttattcttcactttataaatattattatacataaattaattaatttattataataaaattgtcaAAAATGTTTGGTTagaaatattttgtttggtaCTAAGTTTTGATATGTCATAGTAATAATGATAAtgattatctatttttatttcataagaATAAAATCTATTacgatatataaatattttaataatatttcaataataaacAATTTTGGAAACATGATAATTACAATACTCtcctacaaaaatattttatattattttatattattatatgaaaaaatagtTCAATGGTTTTAGGTGGGTCAATGatcttaataaattattttcataatatttattgaTTAGATAATAaagagttttttaaaaatacgaTAATTATCATTTACacaaatatttgattttatcttattattgttatataaaaatattattcgcTTATGTTTCATGAAAGGATTATATCAATATTTTGGTAAAGTAAAGTTATATTAGATGTTTCGTCAGCATATACGAGCATAATGTTTTACACATTCTTACGTGAtgattgttttagtttttaaaatatgttttagttttcccaccattttcTATTCAAGCTCATAATATAAGGAAtttttggataaattataagaaaataaaaactgaaacaaTATATGTTTATCCTGAAAATATAAGTTTGTAAAATAAATCATTAGAATATACATCGTCACATCAACCAGAGTATTAGGATATGCACTAATTAtatctattttcttaaaaacacatttttgatttttcaaaacaggcaacacaaaacaaaatatgtatcTAGTAACCAAGTTACATGCTCCATAAGTTTAAGTCCATACTATATGACCGAGTTCCCTACTCATTACTTCTTTGATTCTTTCAAGATTCAGAGCTAGTTGCATGTGACCCgaagaaaaaacaaaggttTACTTgcatgaaaatatatgtaaatttatagTATTGTTTCTGAAGGCAATAAAGGTGCATTAAAAAGCTGGTCAGAAGTACTTGGCTTGCCCTAGctctataaatttaaaacacaaTGACTCCAGAATTGATTGCTCAACTACTTTCTTTTCAGTCCCGGAGATATTTCTTACATTATTGTTGTTTGTACCCACAAGTAAAGTTGATGTTCGGATTATGGTTTTGTGATTTTGTCCTAATGGTCTAGAAACTTGTAGTCACCTCATCCCCTATGGCTATGGCTAGCCTGGCCAAGGGAGGACTTACACTTTTAAACATCCAACACATGTTACTGTCTCCATACGAAATTGCAAATCTATCTATTGATCACTAGTTTGATCCATCTATTCTATGATTCTTGATAGACTCTCAAGGGATATGACTTTCTAGTAATGAAATTTTACTTCTTTAAGTTTGCTATTCTGTAGACAGAATTGATGatggaaaaggaaaaagaaaaaacagataaGAGGTATCAAATTAAAAATCTCAAATGTTCATCAACTTTTACTTGTTTCATGTGTTACTAAAACCTCTGTCTGACTTTATGAGCTCCAAGAACAGTCTTAGAACATGGACATATCCGGAGGAGCTCCATACATACTCTTCCACGAATACGGTATCCGCCATTTCCCACCTTCTTCCCCTGCAGGAAAGAAACTTCGTAGTGAGTTTAATCGTCTCACACGATTGATTGGCCGAGATGATCATATAAACTTGAACCAAGAGAACTTTATTTTACCGTGGAACTTGTCAGGAGTTAAACCCGTAAGCTTAGATGCAGCCTCTGCTAGAAGGAATGCATCAGGAATGTTGTCTCCTTCAGAACAGTAACATAGCAGGCATGTCACCTTCAATCCTCTAGCCTAGCAAACAAACAACATAAACACTGAGCAGATCATCTAAGTGCATCAATAATAACTCGGCAAGTGGGCATTTATATACCTTAAAAGCTGAGAAAAGAGCTGCAAATGGCAAGCTTGGGTAGTAGTCTATATCTTCAAGCTCATCTTCTGAAGGTAAAGTCAGCTCTTCATTACTGTTCTTGTCAAAGacagagctaagatacttccaACATCTTCCTTGTGAATCATACTCGCGCAATCTTCCAAATCCGAGTGATTCACAGCGATCATCTCTTCCATCGGATTCGGCGTTAGACAGATAATACACCTGTGGGCCTCTAAAGCAATTTTCCACAGAGAACACAAAATAAACACTTCGCTCTTAGTAAATGAAAggaagacaaaacaaaacaaaaaaaaaggtgcaAGTGAAGCTCAGTTAAGTCTAAACTACCTAGACAAATCCAAGTTGTGCAGCCTCTGGAAGTCTAAACTCGAAAGCACAATAACATCCTTCTTTCCACTTGAAGCAGCAAACTCTGCTATATTCTCCGCAAATTTAATCATCATcccctgtttttttttaaaaaaaacataactttaGAATGTCTCACTAAGTTCCCAAACATTTTTAACCGAGAAAACAAATTCAAGCTAACATAGTCCCAACAAGAGAGCAAGCATTTGAATGCAGAAATTCTGAAGAAAACACAGAAAGATTGAAGGAAATGTAATACCTTTGCAACAGGAGAGCGTTGCTGAGCAAGAGTAGTAGCAGTTGAAGATGACTCATAAACTGAAAAGGCAAATAAAACTTGAGGGTTTCAACAAGGCTGATTCAACGATGCAACAGTGGCACTAAAAAGCAGAAACTAGCTTTTTCCATTTAACAACACGGACAAGAAGTCTTTAGGGAAATCAATCCTTGTAAAAGAAGCAGatagattagattagattaGATTAGAATACCCTCGAGAGGAAGAGCGAGATCACCACAAGGAAGAGGGCCATAAGCGTCATTGCCAACACAAGGAAGGAGATTGGGATCATCGAGATAACCAACTCTCTCTGCAGCAGTAGATGACACTAGAAGATCAACACCTAGCTGCCCTACGTTCCCAATTGACAGTGCAGGCTGGtttggaaacaaaacaaaaaaggagaCAACCAGTCAATCAGTTCTTCAATTACAAATCTCTAATTTCTCAAGAAAGCTGCAGTTTTTAAGATTTACAGATCGAAATAAGAAACGATAGAAAAAGCTTACGAGAATCAAAGTGGAACACTCTTCATGGACTCGCTTTCCTTCTTCAACTACAAACTCCATGAAATCGAAATCGAAATCGAAACGAAGCTAAACACTGCTGATTACAAGACCAAATCCAGGAAGCTGTCTTGAAAGGGTTCGGCAATTAACACACTTTTTCTCTTTGGTCGTCGAGCTTGAAGAGCAAGCCAGGGACTGATTATGGGccgataatttttttttaaaagttattatgGGCTAAAAATTGTCCTTAAGGCCCAATATCCctattgaaaagaaaattacGAACTACAAGTCTTATGTGTAGAGTTAACGTAACCTTGGCTATATTTGATTTCGGATCTGTAAACTTGGCTTTTCAGCTTTAAACACTTTAACCTAGCaaactattatttatttgacttgaattgattcttttttttttttgacaacgaCTTGAATTGATTCATGTAGCTACATCGGTTTGATTTCATATGAAACCTTGCAATTTTTTTAGTGACTTCACTAAAATTTTGACGTTTTGTTAAGTCAAATGCTATTGTTATTTATGAACTTGATCGATTAAATGAGGCCTGCTCTTTTGTGGGTTACACATGGAACAACTACGATTCTACACTAAGATGGTTTTTGTCATGgggtttattttggtttaactCGGAACGGGTTTGCATTAGAGTCTTTGTAAGAAAACTCTTGccatctttttaatatattgcaccaaattttagccaaaaaaaaaaactagatcgATTAAAGTAGGCTAGCTAGGTTTGTTTGCTCACGCTATATAATATGTGAAACCCGTTGAATTATCACATGTAGTTACCAACCAAATACCACAACCAAtgttctaatttttttgtttgtgtatcATTATATCATAATCTAAGTTAGATATAGATGATATGTTTGTAGTTgctgcaaaagaaaagaaagcaaaaTTGTATGAGTCAAAAAGTGTGATCACTGGAACAGATAGTTAGATAGCCAACACTAAAAATATGTAATCAATGGATGATTATCACCAAAAAGTATAAAATGAtagaaaatcattttatctGTGTGGTGTGATTTATTAGTCGGGTTTTATTCTTCGTAAGCCATGTATGATATATATCATATGATGACAAACAAAAGATAATCATTCAAATGAATAAATTAATCATCTAAAATAACATGTAAAAACTTTATGATGCTGGTTGTCTATTAGGTATGGTATGGGTTCTGTTCCCTTATTGCTCTTTTATGATATACATGAAAATCATGATTGTTTTCATTCTGAGTGAAATTATCCACCTCGTCAGGTAGTTACAGTAATTGACATCAACCaataatatgattattttatgaaataattatGCATGTATGGATTTAGAGTTAAGTAATTACTGTGGATACTAAAGAAAGAATGATTATTGTAGAAAcgaagtaaacaaaaaaaaaagttgaaagaCACCCGTCAAGGAGTGGTGGACCAAACAGTCCATATGATATATGATGATGAATCAAATCTTATCCACTAATTGAATATTAtcgtttcttttatttaattatgaaCCGTCTCTTTGCGATCTTAATCATGTGTTCTAATTTACAACTCCAACTAAAATCTCAACAACCAACATTTATTTgataaagtttttctttttgtaaattaCACATGTCCTTGCAATAGTCTCTCATGTGTGATGTCTCCATCAAAATCTCGATTTCGAGTAgttttcagaaaagaaaaaaaagatatggTCGTGTTTTTGCTTCGTAAAACAAGGCCAAGTGTGTAACATGATTTTAAGTTCTTTTTTCTCGAGACGCTTAAATAACTCACCGAACAAATACATTCAGAAAGTATAATTAACCGAGaattttaggtgatttgtattaaaataaatccGGTCGGAATGGTTcattaaataagtttttaaaattcactattattaaatttgatactccctctgttttttaaagatgtatgttttggagttttcacacatattaagaaaacatattaatcatacattgtttttagaaaatatcaaatttcaatgcattttaaccaataatcTCTCAgtaaattcaattaattttattgaaaattgcaatttttatatagaaaacataaaaaatacatctttttgaaacaaatattttttccagaacatgcatcttttaaaaacagagggagtatttcgtaaaatactttgaaatccactgttattgaaaatattttacgttgtaaaatttaaaagtttcgAGATGATTTTAGAGATTTTCGGTGgaatttcttagttaaaaaaataaaactcaaaccctTTGGTTTTAGATGATATTCTAGAGTATTTTAACAAAATGACATAAATTTTtccaacttattaaaatcacaTCCTAAATATCTAAACCCCTAATTAATGAACCCTTCCGACCGGATTTAAATGTCATAATTAATTCGCTCTTAACGGTCCAAAAGTTCCGAGATTTCTAACCGATAATAGCCATCATCTAGAGAAAGAGTATTAGGGATGTTATATATCTCACATCGGAAACTCTAAGGGACATCAACTAATATATAAATGGTTAGGGTTAATCCACTAATtgtcaattgattttaagttggaagttcatgaaaattaatatgttatcagagcccgatccatGCAGTCCAACCCGATTCACATCGATCCAGTCCAAAGTTAGTCCATCGATCTTTGTCCgagcattccgagattgacgctcaaagaAACATCATCCCGAGATGGTGTGTTAGATACAAAGTGTCTCGCATCGATAGTTAGAAAGGATCATAAgcaaatatataagatagatgagtcACTCTTATTATCACCAATTAGTTTTAGGCCGAAGTCCATATAGCTTTAACAGTAACTATCTGAGAACTCCTCACTAACTGGGTAacacaattttgtttatttgtccaTGGTACGGCTGTCCTGTGAAGAACCTCCAAAAAATCTTGATAATTGTTAGTTTTATGATAGTTAGCATTTGGTATTGTGTGTATATGGGGCTTGTACTCTTGACATAGTTGTGACGGGATGCGTACGTACCATAGATATTCATGACAACGATTTGATATCTGTGGAAATGttgttatattattagataGCGACTGATCATACAGTAATTCAAACTTATCACAAAATATCGTGTGATCAAATGAATGACGTGCAAAATGTAAACTACTATAATAGAGAAAAAGTGCAACTTTGTCTGATTAAAAAGGTGGTTAGTTCGGGTTACTGAAAGTGACAATTGCATTCTGAATCATTCAAGCATCTAGCGGAAAAATAAAGGAGATCTGTGGtaatatgtattataatttttatcataCCTCTCTGAACATCGAATCGATTTAAATATAAACTTCGTTTCTCATTGATATCGGAACAGTAATGTCCTGCAGATGGATCGCGTGTAAATGTAAAAGGCTTTGGGGTTCGACGGGTTACTTACTGACAAACGTCTTTAAGAACGCAGTCGTTCTAGAATTTGCGGCCATGACCATTGACAATTACCATTTTTCGGATACTAATTAATGGAAAAGGTAAACGAGGGcattgtttttatgaaatcctAAAAATGTCAAAACTGTGGTAGCTCTGTCAAAGAATCGTTTTCAATTTAATTAGGGGTTGACAATAGAGGATCGGATCACTTCGAATGTCGCGGTTTCCATTTATAACTTTAACATGGATTATCAAGATCCAAGGTGggttttatacatataaaaaactaaaatatgggAATCTGAAGTTTTAATTCGTTTAGTATTGAATCGAGATTTATTTATCATAATTTAACGTTATACAAATGATGAACAAGTCTTATGTTAGTTACCACTAAAAcccatattttataaagtttatcttGTCGATGAgatgatataaattatttattttaaataaaagattgtTACATGCATACAAACGAGGCACACATATATGTTATTAGAAACTTTAATTTCAACTGTCTAAgttgaataattttatatacgaACTCATATGTTTTAGAAGATTCCCATACTCCCCCAAAGTCCAAAGATATCCAAAAAGGTACTTTACGTAGAAAAGATCTTTAGATATGAAAGTCAATCAAGACGAATAAGACCAGGTGTGAATAGTTTGGGAGACattaggcctgggcacggatcggatattcgggtttttgaaggtatttgtgatttgcttcgaatgttacggatatctgatttttcgatttgctttgcttcggaaaaatacggatattcggaaaaacggatatccggaaaataaatagatatttgcggatattcgcggatacttacggatctctcatttgttttgattaatacaaataatcttaaaaatttgatacaaatttgttttgtaaaatatattttttgcatgatataaaagataaaaattaaaaaaagcaatgaatcttcatattttgtaaatttttaaacttagttaaaattataataacacaaaacttaaaaaaaaattataattatcgtaaatattttctcttccttttatgtaatacttttatataagtaataatatgaatagaatctatcaaataatatattagaataataattatataattttatacatttaaaactttaaatataatcaaaatatacatgtatttatatattgacggatcggatcggatattcgcttcccaaaattttaatatttgtgatttgcttcgattttgacggatattgaattttagtatttgctttgcttcgaaagcttacggatattcggaattttcgaatcgaatagcaacggataacgaatcgaatcaaatttaacggataaaatgcccagccctaggAGACATAGACTCGTTCATTTCGGTTGTGTTCAATagtctttcaaaaaaaaaatactttgcaacaagaagaaaagaagttttgcaacttgctttttttttgccGTATGCAACTTGCTTAATTTGTACGAGTAGTCGATTctaataaagaagaagaaatccgAGGATCAAACTTTCTATCGTTCATGGGCAGTCAGAAAAGTCAAACATCTGGAAGAAAACCTTTTTTGCTCTCTCACAtgtcaaaattaaattaaaaacttacaaaCCAAGTAATAAAAACCAATACGTAACAAAAAAACAGTTACGTAATGTTAATATTATGAACCGTGTGAAGATGATCAGCCGCCAACATAGATAGCCACACTCGCtttgtcttgtttcttttttttttctttttttttctgtaaactGATTTGTCTTGTTTCTTCTATTGCTCGTTTACTAACTCTAAAtaacaaaacttagcttcaccccctaaggttaacctctacattcacccaccaatagaaattagttaattaaaatttaatatcttttaaaaaaaggaaaccaagtaataagaatttaataaaataaaattatgtttttagataaataaaaaatagtagcaattatcaaaaaatatattctttttaatattgataaatccgtcagaaaatactaaaccctaaaccctaaattctaaaccataaatcttaaattctaaatactaaaccctaaatccttgggaaAAGcttgaacccttgggcaaatcatatatcctaaacccttaaatttaaaccaaaccttaaatcataaactaaattctaatccctaaaccataaatcataacccctaatactaaaccctagatcctaaattccaaaatgggttatggtttaggattaagagtttatgatttaatatttgtcaaagaatttagggtttagggtttcatgtttagaatttagggtttaatattatggtctatgattaagggtttagggtttaggatttaagattaacgatttaggatataggatttgtccaagggttcaggctttccctaaaggtttaaggtttagtatttagaatttagggtttagggcttagtattttctgacggatttatcaatactaaaattatttttttaacaatttctactattttttatttatctaaaaacaaaattttatttcattaaattcttattacttggtttccttttttaaaagatatcaaatctcaattaactaattcctattggtggatGAATGTAGGGGGTGGAGC is part of the Raphanus sativus cultivar WK10039 chromosome 5, ASM80110v3, whole genome shotgun sequence genome and harbors:
- the LOC108859154 gene encoding uncharacterized protein LOC108859154, encoding MEFVVEEGKRVHEECSTLILPALSIGNVGQLGVDLLVSSTAAERVGYLDDPNLLPCVGNDAYGPLPCGDLALPLEVYESSSTATTLAQQRSPVAKGMMIKFAENIAEFAASSGKKDVIVLSSLDFQRLHNLDLSRGPQVYYLSNAESDGRDDRCESLGFGRLREYDSQGRCWKYLSSVFDKNSNEELTLPSEDELEDIDYYPSLPFAALFSAFKARGLKVTCLLCYCSEGDNIPDAFLLAEAASKLTGLTPDKFHGEEGGKWRIPYSWKSMYGAPPDMSMF